A region from the Stygiolobus caldivivus genome encodes:
- a CDS encoding transcriptional regulator produces MQLTLPCEYSVKEILPAVRALIAEKLVVENNVSIYRTAELMGITPAAVENYIKKRRGNAIKDVLRNDKKFMELVDNFTKVVLNQGKKADSVSSYYCMLCAEGKKVLSKQGYQMSHCIVETLSSAYNFSLEKTF; encoded by the coding sequence TTGCAACTTACGTTACCTTGTGAGTATTCAGTCAAAGAAATTTTGCCCGCTGTTAGGGCATTAATAGCTGAGAAATTAGTAGTTGAGAATAATGTTTCTATATATAGGACTGCTGAACTAATGGGTATAACGCCTGCAGCTGTAGAGAATTATATAAAGAAAAGGAGGGGTAATGCAATAAAGGACGTATTAAGAAACGATAAGAAGTTCATGGAATTAGTAGATAATTTTACTAAAGTAGTCCTAAATCAAGGTAAAAAGGCAGACTCCGTCTCTTCTTACTACTGTATGTTATGTGCAGAAGGAAAGAAGGTTTTGAGTAAACAAGGATATCAGATGTCCCATTGTATTGTAGAAACACTTTCCTCAGCCTATAATTTTTCTCTTGAGAAAACTTTCTAA